Proteins from a single region of Chlamydia buteonis:
- the bioB gene encoding biotin synthase BioB — protein MEARSELWSLDAIKEVYNTPVFELIHRANAILRSNFPHSELQTCYLVSIKTGGCTEDCAYCAQSSRYQTNVKPEPMMKITEVLDKAKHAINSGATRVCLGAAWREVKDNHQFDRTLEMIKGITNMGAEVCCALGMLTPNQAEKLFKAGLYAYNHNLDSSEGFYKTIITTRKYEDRLRTLDIVEKSGINVCCGGIVGMGETVEDRIEMLHNLASRERMPESVPVNVLWPIEGTPLHNQKSISFWEILRTIATARIVFPHSMVRLAAGRAFLSVEQQTLCFIAGANSIFYGEKLLTVDNNDMDEDTAMLNLLGMRHRPAFSMKRGQPCQSVTC, from the coding sequence ATGGAAGCACGCTCTGAGTTATGGTCATTAGACGCAATTAAAGAAGTATATAACACTCCTGTTTTTGAGTTAATCCATAGGGCGAACGCTATATTAAGAAGTAATTTTCCCCACTCCGAATTACAGACATGTTATCTTGTTTCGATAAAAACAGGTGGTTGTACTGAAGATTGCGCTTATTGCGCACAGTCTTCACGTTACCAAACAAATGTCAAACCAGAACCAATGATGAAAATCACAGAAGTCTTGGATAAGGCAAAACATGCTATAAATTCTGGAGCCACTCGCGTGTGCCTCGGAGCTGCTTGGAGAGAAGTAAAAGATAACCATCAATTTGATCGCACTTTAGAAATGATCAAAGGCATTACCAATATGGGCGCTGAGGTATGTTGTGCTCTTGGCATGCTCACCCCAAATCAAGCTGAAAAGCTCTTTAAGGCCGGTCTCTATGCTTATAATCACAACTTGGATTCTTCTGAAGGTTTTTACAAGACAATCATTACCACACGCAAATATGAAGATCGTTTACGAACTTTGGATATCGTTGAAAAATCTGGAATTAATGTCTGTTGTGGTGGGATTGTTGGTATGGGAGAAACTGTTGAAGATCGTATCGAGATGCTTCATAACCTAGCAAGTAGAGAACGCATGCCAGAATCGGTGCCTGTCAATGTGCTTTGGCCGATAGAAGGGACTCCCCTACACAATCAGAAATCGATATCTTTTTGGGAAATCTTACGTACGATAGCTACAGCACGCATTGTGTTTCCCCACTCTATGGTGCGCCTGGCCGCAGGACGTGCTTTCCTTTCTGTGGAACAACAAACTCTATGTTTCATTGCCGGAGCAAATTCGATTTTCTATGGTGAGAAACTCCTCACTGTAGATAACAACGATATGGATGAAGACACCGCCATGCTGAATTTACTTGGAATGCGTCATCGTCCAGCATTTTCAATGAAAAGAGGGCAACCATGCCAATCTGTAACCTGTTAG
- a CDS encoding aminotransferase class I/II-fold pyridoxal phosphate-dependent enzyme, whose product MPICNLLEQRLEKQKHRKIHRTLKTVSTSIDFTSNDYLGFARSLELKQRFSNAWDYMHSLGSTGSRLLTGQSLLADRVEQYIAAYHNMESALIFNSGYMANLGLISALVSKEDRVIYDIYIHASIHDGIRLAKAQGIPFRHNDIQHLEKRLSQPHCGQTFVCVESVYSLHGSVSPLKAICALCKKYSAHLIVDEAHALGVFGNIGEGYVASLGLQNDVSATVYAFGKALGIHGAAVGGKAILKDYLINFSRPFIYTTALPPHAFALIQLAYQYNEKANVLRENLQQLISYFREKAQDMRLPIFKDNGNTPIQSLCIPGSTQVRKAAKTLQDFGFDVRPIVSPTVKQKEELLRICLHSFNTKSEITEFLNKLYEIQESLCILS is encoded by the coding sequence ATGCCAATCTGTAACCTGTTAGAACAAAGATTAGAAAAACAAAAACATAGAAAGATTCACCGAACATTAAAAACTGTCTCTACTTCTATAGATTTCACGTCTAATGATTATCTTGGCTTTGCTAGATCTTTAGAGTTGAAACAAAGATTTTCTAACGCATGGGATTATATGCATTCCCTGGGTTCTACAGGATCACGTCTCCTCACAGGGCAATCTCTTCTAGCAGATCGTGTAGAACAATACATTGCTGCCTATCATAATATGGAAAGCGCTTTAATTTTTAATTCTGGATACATGGCAAATCTCGGATTAATTTCAGCACTGGTTTCTAAAGAAGACCGTGTAATCTACGATATCTATATCCACGCTTCTATCCATGACGGCATTCGCCTTGCGAAAGCCCAGGGGATCCCCTTCCGTCATAATGACATTCAACATTTAGAAAAGCGTTTATCACAACCACACTGTGGACAAACCTTTGTTTGCGTGGAATCTGTATATTCGCTTCATGGTTCAGTATCTCCCCTAAAAGCCATCTGTGCTTTATGTAAAAAATACTCTGCGCATCTTATTGTTGACGAGGCACATGCTCTAGGAGTCTTTGGAAATATAGGGGAGGGATACGTAGCTTCTTTAGGGCTTCAAAATGACGTATCTGCAACTGTATATGCTTTTGGAAAAGCTTTAGGGATTCATGGTGCAGCAGTTGGAGGAAAAGCTATTCTTAAAGACTACCTAATTAATTTCTCCCGTCCTTTTATTTATACCACGGCTCTACCTCCCCATGCGTTTGCATTGATCCAATTGGCCTATCAATATAACGAAAAAGCGAATGTCCTTAGAGAAAATCTCCAACAACTGATCTCTTATTTCCGAGAAAAAGCACAAGACATGCGTTTACCTATTTTTAAAGACAATGGCAATACGCCTATTCAGTCCTTATGTATACCAGGAAGCACTCAAGTACGCAAAGCAGCAAAAACACTTCAGGATTTTGGATTTGATGTCCGCCCTATTGTCAGTCCAACTGTAAAACAAAAAGAAGAATTATTACGGATATGTCTTCACTCGTTTAATACCAAAAGTGAAATCACAGAATTCTTGAATAAATTATACGAAATCCAAGAAAGCTTATGCATATTATCATAG
- the bioD gene encoding dethiobiotin synthase has protein sequence MHIIIAGIDTEVGKTFVSAILTILFQAEYWKPIQSGSLNHSDSAIVHELSGARCHPESYRLSHSLAAHQAAQIDNITINQETITLPKTDSSLIIETSGGFLSPCTYNSLQGDVFAKWPCHWVLVSKAYLGSINHTCLTIEAMQARNLSILGIILNQYSKEEEDWLLNMTGLPFLGRLNYEKMISKAIVQNYANLWKETWKYREIQLC, from the coding sequence ATGCATATTATCATAGCAGGAATTGATACAGAAGTCGGCAAGACATTCGTTAGCGCCATCTTAACTATCCTATTTCAAGCAGAATATTGGAAGCCCATACAATCTGGCTCCTTAAACCACTCTGACAGTGCCATAGTTCATGAACTCTCAGGAGCTCGCTGCCACCCAGAATCTTACCGACTTTCTCATTCCCTAGCAGCCCACCAAGCAGCTCAAATCGATAATATCACTATTAATCAAGAAACTATCACTCTTCCAAAAACAGATTCTTCTCTCATTATTGAAACTTCAGGAGGATTCCTCTCTCCCTGCACATATAATTCTTTACAGGGTGATGTTTTTGCGAAATGGCCATGCCATTGGGTGCTTGTTAGCAAAGCCTATTTAGGAAGTATCAATCACACTTGTTTAACAATTGAGGCTATGCAAGCAAGAAACCTCAGCATCTTAGGAATAATTCTCAATCAATACTCTAAGGAAGAAGAAGATTGGCTGCTTAATATGACCGGTCTGCCTTTTTTGGGACGTTTGAATTATGAAAAGATGATTTCCAAAGCTATAGTACAAAACTACGCAAATCTATGGAAAGAAACCTGGAAATATAGAGAAATACAGTTATGTTGA
- the bioA gene encoding adenosylmethionine--8-amino-7-oxononanoate transaminase, whose amino-acid sequence MLTELKNGKKKSKIWHPFAQPGLDHEPIHIARGEGAYLYTKSGAAYLDAISSWWCNLHGHAHPYIAQKISEQACQLEHVIFSNITHSPAEELSQRLTELLPDGLERCFFSDNGACSIEIALKITLQYFYNQGRPKTRFVSLKHGYHGDTFGAMSIAGPADINKPFQSLFFSADTIDPPYYGKEDISLQQAKALFSTGEIAGFIYEPILQGTGGMRVYNPEGLDAILALAKHYDVFCIADEILTGFGRTGPLFASEYMQTNPDILCLSKGLTGGFLPLAVTVVREEIYQAFVAKDRRLSFLHGHTYTGNPLGCAAALASLDLTLSPQCRQQREMIETCHKQFQSQYGAQWQRCDVLGTVLAVDYPTKSLGYFSNLRDTLYNFFIENHLILRPLGNTIYVLPPYCIHKEDLHRIYHYLQEILCLRIQ is encoded by the coding sequence ATGTTGACAGAGCTAAAAAATGGGAAAAAAAAATCTAAAATATGGCATCCCTTTGCTCAACCCGGTTTAGATCACGAACCTATCCACATTGCACGTGGAGAAGGTGCTTATCTTTATACAAAATCGGGAGCTGCTTATCTGGACGCCATTTCTTCATGGTGGTGTAATCTTCACGGTCACGCTCATCCCTATATTGCGCAAAAAATCTCAGAACAAGCATGTCAACTTGAGCATGTAATTTTTTCTAATATCACACATAGTCCTGCTGAAGAACTTTCTCAAAGGCTTACGGAACTACTTCCGGACGGTTTAGAACGTTGTTTCTTCTCTGATAATGGTGCCTGTTCTATAGAAATCGCTTTAAAAATCACACTGCAATATTTTTATAATCAGGGAAGACCAAAAACTCGTTTTGTATCTTTAAAACATGGCTACCATGGGGATACTTTCGGAGCTATGTCCATAGCAGGCCCGGCGGATATTAATAAACCTTTCCAATCTCTATTTTTCTCTGCGGACACTATAGACCCTCCCTACTATGGAAAAGAAGATATCTCTTTACAGCAAGCAAAAGCTCTATTTTCCACAGGAGAAATTGCAGGATTTATTTACGAGCCGATCTTACAAGGTACAGGAGGCATGCGTGTGTACAATCCTGAAGGATTAGATGCCATTTTAGCACTCGCCAAACACTATGATGTGTTTTGCATAGCCGATGAAATTCTTACAGGGTTCGGACGCACAGGACCACTGTTTGCTTCAGAATACATGCAAACTAACCCAGATATCCTTTGTCTTTCTAAGGGATTAACAGGTGGATTTCTTCCCCTTGCTGTCACTGTAGTGCGCGAAGAAATTTACCAAGCTTTTGTAGCTAAAGATCGTAGATTATCTTTTTTACATGGCCATACCTATACAGGGAATCCCTTAGGGTGTGCTGCAGCCTTAGCATCTTTGGATCTCACATTATCCCCTCAGTGCAGACAGCAACGTGAAATGATAGAGACTTGTCATAAGCAATTCCAATCACAATACGGAGCACAATGGCAACGCTGTGATGTCTTAGGAACGGTACTTGCTGTAGATTATCCAACCAAATCTTTAGGATATTTCTCTAATTTACGTGATACCCTTTATAACTTTTTTATAGAAAATCACCTCATTCTACGCCCTTTAGGAAATACTATTTATGTCCTTCCTCCCTACTGTATCCACAAGGAAGACCTGCATCGAATTTATCATTACCTCCAGGAGATTCTATGCTTACGAATACAATAA
- the aroA gene encoding 3-phosphoshikimate 1-carboxyvinyltransferase, whose amino-acid sequence MLAYKISQSSISGRVSVPPSKSHTLRAIFWASVAQGTSIIHNALASPDSEAMIQACEQLGAKILKKSTHLEITGTSQLTLPKNTSINAGSSGIVFRFFTALAAIFSEKITITGSSQLQRRPIAPLIRALENFGATFFYEGDPHSLPFSVLGPISSGYTEVIGDDSQYASALAIACSLAEGPFSFTIINPKERPWFALTLWWLDFLAIPYSQSENTYSFEGKTRPQAFSYTVGGDFSSAAFLAAAALLSQSPHPTYLENLNIDDIQGDKELFFLLKKLGANITFENNTIIIFPSTFSGGNIDMDLFIDALPILAVLCCFATSSSYLYNAQGAKDKESDRIIAITQELQKMGACIQPCHDGLLINPSPLYGASMHSHNDHRIAMALSIAAMHASGDSIIYDTGCVKKTFPNFIQILNSLHANIQEHYECISLRPAHSGQDIVRQGSR is encoded by the coding sequence ATGCTTGCTTATAAGATTTCTCAATCCTCTATATCTGGAAGAGTTTCCGTTCCTCCGTCGAAGTCTCATACTCTACGAGCTATCTTTTGGGCTTCGGTAGCACAAGGTACTTCTATAATACATAATGCTCTCGCCTCTCCAGACTCAGAAGCTATGATCCAAGCCTGCGAGCAGCTTGGGGCAAAAATTCTTAAAAAATCTACACATCTTGAAATTACGGGAACATCCCAGCTAACACTTCCCAAAAATACCTCCATCAATGCAGGCAGTTCTGGAATCGTTTTTCGTTTCTTTACAGCACTTGCAGCGATCTTTTCTGAGAAGATCACAATTACAGGATCTTCACAATTACAACGGCGTCCCATAGCTCCCTTAATCCGAGCTCTAGAAAATTTTGGGGCTACCTTTTTCTATGAAGGAGATCCCCATTCTCTGCCCTTCTCTGTTTTAGGGCCAATTTCTTCCGGATATACAGAAGTTATAGGCGATGACTCCCAATACGCCTCTGCTCTTGCTATAGCATGTTCTTTAGCAGAAGGACCTTTTTCATTTACTATCATCAATCCCAAAGAACGACCTTGGTTTGCTCTTACATTGTGGTGGCTTGATTTCCTCGCTATTCCCTATTCGCAATCTGAGAACACTTACTCGTTTGAAGGGAAAACTCGCCCCCAAGCATTTTCCTATACTGTGGGGGGTGATTTTAGCAGTGCAGCGTTCCTTGCAGCTGCTGCCCTACTCTCTCAATCCCCTCATCCCACCTACTTAGAAAATCTCAATATCGACGATATCCAAGGAGACAAGGAACTCTTCTTCCTTCTTAAAAAACTTGGAGCAAATATTACTTTTGAAAACAACACCATTATTATTTTCCCTTCCACATTTTCAGGAGGAAATATTGATATGGATCTTTTTATTGATGCTCTTCCTATTCTCGCTGTTCTCTGCTGTTTTGCTACATCCTCCTCATATCTATATAATGCTCAAGGCGCTAAAGATAAAGAAAGCGACCGCATTATTGCAATCACTCAAGAACTACAGAAAATGGGAGCTTGTATCCAACCGTGCCACGATGGTTTACTAATCAATCCAAGCCCATTATATGGAGCTTCCATGCATTCTCATAACGATCATAGAATTGCTATGGCCCTGTCTATAGCAGCGATGCATGCTTCTGGGGATAGTATCATTTATGATACTGGTTGTGTAAAAAAAACTTTCCCAAATTTCATCCAGATTCTAAATTCTTTACATGCGAACATCCAGGAACATTATGAATGTATTTCTCTGCGGCCTGCCCACAGTGGGCAAGACATTGTTCGGCAAGGCTCTCGCTAA
- a CDS encoding shikimate kinase has product MNVFLCGLPTVGKTLFGKALAKYFSISFFDVDDLIVSNYGNKLHSSVCGIFQAIGEQEFTKLEIEALHSLSLDNSVTALGGGTIMHQKACDIIKNRGPLVYLSLPIAQIRERLLKRGLPERLKRAPNMEEILQQRVGRMQRICDYHFPLDDVNLLDECSLLSACESFNTLLNQ; this is encoded by the coding sequence ATGAATGTATTTCTCTGCGGCCTGCCCACAGTGGGCAAGACATTGTTCGGCAAGGCTCTCGCTAAATATTTTTCGATCTCTTTCTTCGATGTTGATGATTTAATTGTAAGTAACTACGGCAACAAGCTACATTCCTCGGTCTGTGGAATATTCCAAGCTATTGGAGAACAAGAGTTTACAAAATTAGAAATTGAAGCTCTCCATTCTCTCTCTCTAGATAATAGTGTTACAGCTTTAGGTGGAGGCACCATCATGCATCAAAAAGCATGTGATATAATTAAAAATAGAGGACCACTGGTTTATCTATCCCTTCCTATAGCTCAGATTCGTGAAAGGCTCTTAAAGCGTGGTCTTCCTGAAAGATTAAAACGAGCTCCAAATATGGAAGAAATCTTACAACAACGTGTAGGGCGTATGCAACGCATCTGTGATTATCATTTCCCTCTTGATGATGTAAATCTTTTAGATGAATGTTCTTTATTATCTGCGTGTGAATCTTTTAATACTTTACTAAATCAATGA
- the aroC gene encoding chorismate synthase — MRNRFGSLFSLTTWGESHGSCIGVVIDGCPAGLQLAPEDFIPAMSRRCPGRPGTSPRKEADIVHILSGIYQGKTTGTPIALQIFNTDVKSDPYREQDDRYRPGHGQFAYEKKYGIVDPLGGGRSSARETACRVAAGVIAAKFLAHYDIHCLAFLSKLGEASIEEYPKYSKEFAQSIYNSPFLSPLNYDSIFQIITDLQNKQDSLGGVVSFITSPIHESLGEPVFSKVQAMLASALMSIPAAKGFEIGLGFASADRYGSEYIDPIIIEDGIVSMGSNNCGGSLGGITIGMPLNGRIVFKPTSSIKKPCCTVTKTGEPTSYATQKDSRNDPCVAIRAVGVVEAMVNLVLADLLLQQRCARL, encoded by the coding sequence ATGAGAAATCGCTTTGGTTCTTTATTTTCTCTAACGACATGGGGAGAATCTCACGGATCTTGTATTGGGGTTGTCATCGACGGGTGTCCTGCAGGGCTACAACTTGCCCCTGAAGATTTTATTCCTGCCATGTCGCGCAGATGCCCAGGACGACCTGGAACATCTCCACGTAAAGAAGCTGATATTGTTCATATTCTTTCCGGAATCTATCAAGGCAAGACAACAGGGACACCCATTGCTCTGCAAATTTTTAATACTGATGTAAAAAGCGATCCATATCGCGAACAAGACGATCGCTACCGTCCAGGACATGGACAATTTGCTTATGAGAAAAAATATGGCATTGTAGACCCTCTAGGAGGAGGAAGATCATCCGCAAGAGAAACTGCATGCCGCGTGGCTGCCGGTGTAATCGCAGCAAAATTTCTTGCCCATTATGATATTCATTGCTTAGCTTTCTTATCTAAATTAGGAGAGGCATCTATTGAGGAATATCCAAAATATTCTAAAGAATTTGCGCAAAGTATTTACAACTCCCCCTTTCTTTCTCCGCTAAACTATGACTCCATCTTTCAAATAATAACAGACCTACAAAATAAACAAGACTCGCTAGGAGGCGTGGTATCTTTTATTACTTCTCCTATTCATGAAAGCCTTGGCGAGCCAGTATTCAGTAAAGTACAAGCAATGTTAGCTTCCGCGCTGATGAGCATTCCGGCAGCTAAAGGATTTGAAATAGGGTTAGGATTCGCTTCTGCTGATAGGTATGGATCGGAATATATTGATCCTATTATCATCGAAGACGGGATAGTTTCCATGGGATCTAATAATTGTGGCGGATCTTTAGGAGGGATTACTATAGGAATGCCCCTTAATGGTCGAATAGTGTTTAAACCTACATCTTCTATTAAAAAACCCTGTTGCACAGTAACGAAAACTGGGGAGCCTACGAGCTATGCTACGCAAAAAGACAGTCGTAATGATCCCTGTGTTGCTATAAGAG